In Ferroacidibacillus organovorans, a genomic segment contains:
- a CDS encoding metal-sensitive transcriptional regulator, translating into MEYTDKMFNRLKRVEGQIRGVLEMMEKERDCKDVVTQLSAIRSAVDKAIAAIVVDNLEKCIRKEMEDEITTHDAVQQAMNLLLKSR; encoded by the coding sequence ATGGAATATACAGATAAGATGTTCAACCGCCTTAAGCGCGTTGAGGGACAGATACGCGGCGTTTTGGAAATGATGGAAAAAGAAAGGGATTGCAAAGATGTCGTAACTCAACTCTCCGCCATTCGCAGCGCTGTCGATAAAGCGATCGCCGCGATTGTCGTTGATAATCTAGAGAAGTGTATTCGCAAGGAAATGGAGGATGAGATTACTACACACGATGCCGTGCAGCAGGCGATGAACCTGTTATTAAAGAGCAGATAG
- a CDS encoding DinB family protein — translation MIQEVSDLYALLAAVHESIDNMVSELTDDQWLKRPLPNFNNVASVLDHVVRVEKKFLSSLEGAVIETHPGDPFKSEQWDLQVIRQAWAESLPYAKQILSNLTEEELTEPGLKLGIGQLNKRQLISYAIAHATHHRGQLPLIKKLLG, via the coding sequence ATGATTCAAGAGGTATCTGACCTTTACGCACTTCTCGCGGCTGTCCACGAGAGTATTGATAACATGGTAAGTGAACTGACAGATGATCAATGGTTAAAAAGACCGCTTCCCAACTTCAACAATGTCGCATCGGTGCTGGATCACGTCGTTCGTGTCGAAAAGAAATTTTTGTCAAGTCTTGAAGGAGCAGTGATTGAAACTCACCCGGGTGATCCTTTTAAATCAGAGCAGTGGGATTTGCAGGTGATCCGACAGGCGTGGGCGGAGTCACTTCCCTACGCAAAGCAAATACTTTCAAACCTGACGGAGGAGGAGTTGACCGAACCAGGATTGAAGCTTGGGATTGGGCAGCTCAACAAGCGTCAGCTCATCAGTTATGCGATCGCGCACGCGACCCATCACAGGGGGCAGCTTCCGCTTATTAAAAAGTTACTGGGTTAA
- a CDS encoding methyl-accepting chemotaxis protein encodes MNQIRHSFVGKLMVLLGVIVLAVVIMIVVSFQHSQRVIQATNTLRDTGMRINQYSHRANTSFLTMDDQSNMWVGLQGYGDQSLSQATFNQIKAAEGSLNQSLQDLAPLMTKANDQTLLRHAMQDANRYEGYFSQVEKLNATDHKAAQQIMFITNSAVSNALTSDLNRLEAIGKTIVEQNTVNTLTDAMSQERIILFGGVIIVLFALGIMFFTYILLRPLSLIAKRVHQISDGDFSVEALHVKNKDEIGVLAESYNEMVNRLREVLISVSDSAQHVVAASQELMANASQTSVATERIAENIQEVATGAEKQTSSTHAAVSTISEIGMSAQEISKRTKSAAATSVDATALSNQGLVAIQQVYDAMVGIQSQVRELASNVSALENHSQHIGEIVSVISEISGQTNLLALNAAIEAARAGEYGRGFAVVAEEVRKLAEESAASSKQIADRIHSIQTEMSATVELTSSVQQKVENGMNDVQTAGAAFTNIQRGIQEVAQQIEEVSSVVERMSVGTLDANQSMKIVSDLTSGAFTSTRNVSEAAQEQLASMEDIAASATELSRMAETLQEKLSHFKV; translated from the coding sequence GTGAATCAAATCCGTCATAGTTTTGTAGGCAAGCTTATGGTGTTGCTTGGCGTTATTGTCCTTGCCGTAGTTATCATGATTGTCGTGTCGTTTCAACATTCGCAAAGGGTTATTCAGGCGACCAATACCCTTCGCGATACAGGTATGCGCATCAATCAATACTCACATCGAGCCAATACTTCATTTCTAACGATGGATGATCAATCCAATATGTGGGTAGGTTTGCAAGGTTATGGCGATCAGTCACTCAGTCAAGCCACTTTCAATCAAATCAAGGCGGCCGAGGGCAGTCTCAACCAATCCTTGCAAGATCTCGCTCCGTTGATGACGAAGGCGAATGATCAAACGTTATTGCGTCACGCTATGCAAGATGCGAACCGTTATGAAGGGTACTTCTCCCAAGTCGAAAAACTGAATGCCACGGATCACAAAGCGGCCCAACAGATTATGTTCATTACCAACAGCGCGGTATCAAACGCGCTTACCTCGGATTTGAACCGTCTTGAGGCCATAGGAAAAACCATCGTTGAGCAAAACACTGTGAATACCTTGACGGATGCAATGAGTCAAGAACGAATCATTCTTTTTGGCGGTGTGATTATTGTCCTTTTCGCGCTTGGCATCATGTTTTTTACCTATATCCTCCTAAGGCCGCTCTCCCTCATCGCCAAACGGGTTCATCAGATCTCGGACGGAGACTTCAGCGTTGAGGCACTTCACGTGAAAAATAAAGATGAAATCGGTGTCCTCGCAGAATCGTACAATGAAATGGTCAATCGCCTGCGCGAGGTATTAATCAGCGTGAGCGACAGCGCACAACACGTCGTCGCGGCATCCCAAGAATTGATGGCAAACGCTTCCCAAACGAGTGTTGCGACAGAACGAATTGCTGAAAATATCCAGGAAGTTGCGACCGGCGCTGAAAAACAAACGTCGAGCACTCACGCGGCAGTGTCCACGATCTCAGAAATCGGCATGTCTGCACAAGAAATTTCTAAGCGCACAAAGAGTGCCGCCGCAACATCGGTTGACGCCACTGCACTTTCTAATCAGGGATTGGTTGCGATTCAACAGGTGTATGACGCAATGGTTGGCATTCAGTCCCAAGTGCGCGAACTCGCGTCAAATGTCAGCGCGCTTGAAAATCACTCTCAGCATATTGGAGAGATTGTCAGCGTAATCAGCGAGATCTCTGGACAAACAAATCTGCTCGCGTTAAATGCAGCAATTGAAGCTGCGCGGGCTGGTGAGTACGGAAGAGGATTTGCGGTGGTTGCAGAAGAAGTCAGGAAGTTGGCTGAGGAGTCGGCCGCGTCATCCAAACAGATTGCCGATCGCATCCACTCCATTCAAACAGAGATGTCTGCCACGGTGGAACTGACATCCTCTGTGCAGCAGAAGGTCGAAAACGGCATGAACGATGTGCAAACAGCGGGTGCGGCGTTCACAAACATTCAACGCGGAATCCAAGAGGTGGCGCAGCAAATCGAGGAGGTTTCGTCGGTTGTGGAACGCATGTCCGTGGGAACACTTGACGCAAACCAATCGATGAAAATTGTGTCGGATCTAACCTCCGGGGCGTTTACTAGCACGCGAAATGTTTCGGAGGCAGCCCAAGAACAGCTGGCTTCCATGGAAGATATCGCAGCGTCAGCGACGGAACTCTCGCGCATGGCGGAGACGTTGCAAGAAAAACTGTCACACTTTAAAGTATAG
- a CDS encoding class II aldolase/adducin family protein, with translation MEIKDAKQAIIQAAVSLRDSGLMFRGHHANLSARLSDDTMLMTRGGNVANLDEDSFAVIRTDGTVLEGEVMPTQAEIIQMHAAVYRARKAVGGIIHTHAPHATAFALAHEPIPVVYEPLMRFGVTEPTPVIPWAPRGSDASVRGIVNAIEQNPGVSAVLLANHGVLAFSQTPSETAQLLATLDEAAELILYARQIGGEKPLPAQAFKQIEERKREFASAAKA, from the coding sequence ATGGAAATCAAAGATGCAAAACAGGCGATCATTCAAGCTGCCGTTTCACTGCGGGATTCCGGCCTGATGTTCCGCGGCCACCACGCCAACCTCTCTGCTCGTCTCAGTGACGATACCATGCTTATGACACGCGGCGGAAACGTTGCCAACCTCGACGAGGACAGCTTCGCTGTCATTCGAACTGACGGCACCGTTCTTGAAGGTGAAGTCATGCCTACACAGGCAGAAATCATTCAGATGCACGCTGCCGTTTACCGAGCGCGCAAAGCGGTAGGGGGAATCATCCACACCCACGCACCACACGCAACCGCATTTGCGCTTGCGCACGAACCTATTCCAGTTGTCTATGAACCTCTCATGCGTTTTGGCGTGACCGAGCCTACACCTGTGATTCCGTGGGCGCCCCGAGGTTCTGATGCTTCAGTGCGCGGTATTGTCAATGCGATTGAACAGAATCCAGGTGTTTCAGCAGTTTTATTGGCCAACCACGGCGTACTCGCCTTTAGCCAAACGCCTTCCGAAACCGCCCAACTCCTGGCGACGCTTGATGAAGCGGCTGAATTGATTCTTTACGCCCGCCAAATTGGCGGAGAAAAGCCGCTGCCAGCGCAAGCCTTTAAGCAGATTGAAGAACGCAAGCGTGAATTCGCATCGGCTGCCAAAGCCTAA
- a CDS encoding IS256 family transposase, translated as MQRAQPQFTINLDLLQSLFQSDQGLPLLLQHVLNQILQMQASEQLQAEPYERSEDRTDHRNGNYTRSLTTRVGTLKLHVPRLRNGQFSTELFSRYQRSEQALILSLMEMVVQGVSTRKVTEITEELCGTSFSKSTVSDLCKRLDPVVQSFNERDLSERTYPFVLVDAIVLKVRENRRIRQMSMMVAVGVNDQGFREILGLRVGDKESYANWHDFFGWLKQRQLRGVDLVVSDSHAGLVQAVQTQFIGCTWQRCQTHFTRNILDQAPKTLMSEIQQQVRAILTAPDEETARTLLNRVLEEYGEKAPKAVKVLEEGFEDATAVLALPEPLRRKLRTTNSVERLNEEIRRRERVIRIFPNRESALRLLGALLMEIDEGWSSHRKYLDMDGYASWCKEQQEKWRQKVEAEAS; from the coding sequence ATCCAAAGGGCTCAACCTCAGTTTACGATAAATCTCGATCTTTTGCAGTCCCTTTTTCAAAGTGATCAGGGATTGCCGCTTCTCTTACAGCATGTGTTGAATCAGATCTTGCAGATGCAAGCCAGCGAGCAGCTTCAAGCAGAGCCTTATGAACGTTCGGAGGACCGCACCGATCATCGCAACGGAAACTATACTCGATCGCTTACGACGCGCGTCGGCACCTTGAAACTTCACGTTCCGCGCCTTCGCAACGGGCAGTTTTCTACCGAACTGTTTTCACGGTATCAGCGTTCCGAACAGGCGCTGATCCTGAGCCTTATGGAGATGGTGGTGCAAGGCGTTTCGACGCGTAAAGTGACAGAAATCACGGAAGAACTGTGTGGCACCTCCTTTTCCAAGTCGACGGTGTCGGATCTATGCAAGCGCCTTGATCCGGTGGTGCAAAGCTTCAATGAGCGTGACTTGTCAGAGCGAACGTATCCGTTTGTATTGGTGGACGCGATCGTCCTCAAAGTGCGAGAAAATCGACGGATTCGGCAAATGAGCATGATGGTTGCCGTCGGCGTCAATGATCAAGGGTTTCGGGAAATCCTCGGTCTGCGTGTTGGCGATAAGGAGTCGTATGCGAATTGGCATGACTTCTTTGGGTGGCTTAAACAGCGGCAACTGCGGGGTGTCGATCTTGTCGTATCGGACAGTCACGCGGGGCTTGTTCAGGCGGTTCAAACGCAATTCATCGGATGCACCTGGCAACGCTGCCAAACGCATTTTACGCGCAATATCCTTGATCAGGCGCCTAAGACGCTGATGTCTGAAATTCAGCAGCAGGTACGGGCGATTCTAACGGCGCCTGACGAGGAGACAGCAAGGACGCTGTTAAACCGTGTGCTCGAAGAATACGGCGAGAAGGCACCCAAGGCGGTCAAGGTGTTGGAAGAGGGGTTTGAGGATGCAACGGCAGTATTAGCGTTGCCCGAACCGTTGCGTCGGAAGTTGCGGACGACGAACAGCGTGGAACGGTTAAACGAGGAGATTCGCCGTCGTGAGCGAGTCATTCGCATCTTTCCCAATCGAGAGTCTGCGCTTCGTTTGCTAGGAGCGTTACTGATGGAGATTGATGAGGGATGGTCGTCCCATCGAAAATACCTCGACATGGATGGATATGCTTCGTGGTGCAAAGAGCAGCAGGAGAAAT